A window of Leptolyngbya sp. CCY15150 genomic DNA:
GATGAAGCACTTTCGGGTAATCTTAAGTAAGTGAGTACTAGCGGTTGGGACAAGCAACATGGTTTTTTCAGATGACATTGCCAAAGTTTCAGAACAAGTTCGCAAGCGAGCTGATTTAGTTACGGGTGAAGAAGCCACTAAGATGGGTCTGATTGTGCCATTTTTTAGTGCACTTGGCTACGATATTTTTGACCCAACCGAATTAATCCCGGAGTTCATAGCTGATTTTGCCATCAAAAAATCAGGACAGCTAGAAAAGGTAGATTATGCCGTAGCTATCAATGGCGTTATCGTCATGATCGTAGAAGCAAAGGCAAGGGACAAAAAGCCAGATGCTCATGATGGTCAACTAAAAAGATACTTTAATGGGTTACTTGTAACTAAGGTTGCTATTGTCACCAATGGAATTGAGTATCGATTCTTTACGGATTTACGTCACGAAAACGTAATGGATGACGAGCCATTTTTTAACTTCAACATCCTAAGTTATGATCAAAAGCAGATTGAGAACCTCAAATTTTTTCACAGAGATAACTTTGATTCGGCTATCATCAAGCAACATGCTGAAGAGATGGTTTATCTTAAGGGAATGACTCAGCTTGTAGACAACCTTTTGCGTTCACCCTCTGATGAATTTATTCGGTTTTTAGTTGCCCAACTCAGCACGATAGCTCCCAGCTACGCAGTAGAAGGCAGAGTTACAAATAAAGTTGTTGATAAGTTTCGTCCGATTGTTAAAAA
This region includes:
- a CDS encoding type I restriction endonuclease; translated protein: MVFSDDIAKVSEQVRKRADLVTGEEATKMGLIVPFFSALGYDIFDPTELIPEFIADFAIKKSGQLEKVDYAVAINGVIVMIVEAKARDKKPDAHDGQLKRYFNGLLVTKVAIVTNGIEYRFFTDLRHENVMDDEPFFNFNILSYDQKQIENLKFFHRDNFDSAIIKQHAEEMVYLKGMTQLVDNLLRSPSDEFIRFLVAQLSTIAPSYAVEGRVTNKVVDKFRPIVKKSLQSSLVDLMTQSISREMGQSGVSPELQTVEVEAIQDEQEQDLEEVKVETTAEEIEAFDKVKSIAANSEAYNLDVKYKDVISYFGINVGKTTWWFLRFYLSPKKKSFVTRLSVEEARALAPGFEVQEMSASMGDAASRVIISSVDDLDHLSDLILRCYETEAAKHFSKKMV